The proteins below come from a single Candidatus Flexicrinis affinis genomic window:
- a CDS encoding ATP-binding protein, with product MARFVYPFTAIVGQERMKRALILNAVDMRIGGVLIRGERGTGKSTAARALAALLPEVDVIADSPFNDDPHSPATWSDISRERYSATPADDIPTEKRRIRFVDLPVSATEDRVVGTLDIEKAIQRGERHFEPGVLASANRGILYVDEVNLLDDHVVDLLLDSAAMGINVVEREGISFSHPARFILVGTMNPEEGDLRPQLLDRFALSVEVEGITDPSARVEILERHIAFEDDPQGFLEEWAPDEKDLAERIISARALVDDVQYTRGDLRLIALMTSQLHIDGHRADLVILKGARANAAFNGRRQVSREDIRIAFELAVPHRLKRGPFADAKIDLSTLDAQMDQLESEMGEGDADSDSQTTAQQEAADGKKKASR from the coding sequence ATGGCACGGTTCGTCTACCCGTTTACGGCTATCGTCGGGCAGGAGCGTATGAAGCGCGCGTTGATCCTCAACGCGGTCGACATGCGCATCGGCGGCGTGCTCATCCGCGGCGAGCGCGGCACGGGCAAGTCGACCGCGGCGCGCGCCCTTGCGGCCCTGCTGCCCGAGGTCGACGTTATCGCCGACTCGCCTTTCAACGACGATCCGCACAGCCCCGCGACGTGGTCGGACATCAGCCGCGAACGCTACAGCGCTACACCTGCCGACGATATCCCGACCGAGAAACGTCGTATCCGCTTCGTCGACCTGCCGGTGAGCGCCACCGAAGACCGCGTCGTCGGAACGCTCGACATCGAAAAGGCGATCCAGCGCGGCGAACGGCATTTCGAGCCCGGCGTGCTGGCTTCGGCCAACCGCGGCATCCTGTACGTGGACGAGGTCAACCTGCTGGACGACCATGTGGTCGACCTGCTGCTCGACAGCGCCGCAATGGGCATCAACGTGGTCGAGCGCGAGGGCATCAGCTTCAGCCATCCGGCCCGCTTCATCCTCGTCGGCACCATGAACCCGGAAGAAGGCGACCTGCGTCCGCAGCTCCTCGACCGTTTCGCGCTGTCGGTCGAGGTCGAGGGCATCACCGACCCGAGCGCCCGCGTCGAGATCCTCGAACGGCACATCGCGTTCGAAGATGATCCGCAGGGGTTCCTCGAGGAGTGGGCGCCGGACGAGAAGGATCTGGCCGAGCGCATCATTTCCGCTCGCGCGCTGGTGGACGACGTGCAATATACCCGTGGCGACCTGCGCCTGATCGCGCTGATGACCAGCCAACTGCACATTGACGGCCACCGCGCCGATCTGGTGATCCTCAAGGGCGCGCGCGCCAACGCCGCCTTCAACGGGCGCCGTCAGGTCAGCCGCGAGGACATCCGTATCGCGTTCGAGCTGGCCGTGCCGCATCGCCTCAAGCGCGGCCCCTTCGCCGACGCCAAGATCGACCTCAGCACGCTCGATGCACAGATGGATCAGCTCGAATCCGAGATGGGCGAAGGCGACGCGGACAGCGACTCGCAGACCACGGCCCAGCAAGAAGCTGCGGATGGCAAAAAAAAAGCCAGCCGGTAA